The sequence below is a genomic window from Ipomoea triloba cultivar NCNSP0323 chromosome 2, ASM357664v1.
ttattttaaaatttgtcacAGAAACTTGTAATTAAAGCACTTGCAGGAATGTCTATAGTCTTATAGCATGTTACAAGAAATTCAATCTCTTTGTCCATGTCATTATCTATGAACAACTAATGGCTAATGATGAATTTGGGTATATCTACTAGTGATTAAAACTGCTGGGGGAGATGGGGAGCTTTGCACCCTGTGGTTTGGTACTTGAAAAAAGGTTATAGTTGTAGTGGGGTGTTTGTTTTTAAGCAATTGGAGGTGGGGGTGAACAGGATGGTGGCAAATGACAATACTACAAGTTATTAAGGTATGGATGGGGTGGTTGCGGTTGAAGTTAgctttataatttttgtttttttctaccATGACATCAAACATGTTTGTTAGATGGTCAATTTGACTTTTAACACTTTTAGGTtttgaaattttagtttttctttttgtaacgGAATGAGAGATCCATTATCTGGACCTCGGTAAGCTCCAAGTTTTATAAATTCTGTTAAATCTTAATTAACAGTGCTCtcgtagctcagttggttagagcacccgtttagtaagcgggaggtcttgagttcGACTCTCAACGAGAGCAGaaacttaattttttgttactaTTTAGCGTTTTCAGCATTTAACCATATTTGCGCATCAGCTGATTTTTTTCCCTTGCAGATCAACCTAACAACAATGAATGAATGATGAATTCATGAACAAGGGCTCATAAAACCTCGAGGGTTAGAAAGCATTCCCAGATTACAAAATTTTACAACCATCCACCCTGAAACTTTTACACAAATCTATCCAGCAAAAAATCCAACTTGTATGCAACAAACACCCTTGTCAATAATCTCTGGTGGAAGGAGCAGAGAAATCCATGGGGTCACTGCAAAATGTTTCTGCCTAAGCTAGTAGGCTTTCCTGTACATAACcatcatatataaaatataaagaaacCCATAAGGGGCAAAAGACACCTGTCTCTAGTTctctactctgtctaaggaaaCACAGAAAATTCTTGAGAGAAGAAAAGCCAAGTAACCCTGAAACTGCTATCTGCTGAAGAATCCCATCTTCCATGAGAGCACAGTTGAAAAGAGCTGTCACGACACCTATAAATAATTATCTGTTCAAGAAAAACAGGAAGCTATTAACTTTTCATTCTTGTAAGCAAACAAAACCGTATAAGCTAAATCGCCTTAATGAATGCATATTTTCTGTGCCATCCCTGCAATCGAAACATTCCAATGATGCAATAATAGCTGTAAGTTGAGTTTggaattttactttattttaaactttatggCGTATAGTGTTTGGAAGTTATTTTAAATCGAATATTGAAATTTATTTGATATGTGTATCCTATGAGCATCATCATGTCTTGCCATGACCCTAATATGTAACAACTACAAACCTAGGAAGGATGGATCAGAAAAAGGTTACTGAATATGCTAGCTTGTGTGTATGTAAACATACTAAGAAGTATATTTGTTCGTGTAACAAATGAGATTATGCAGGTTGGAACCTACTTTGAGTTCAAAAAACTTATACATATAGACACACAAAAAACTCCATGTATGCACTTTGAAGTGGATTCTTGCAAAAAAAACAACACCCTGCAAATCCGATAAATGCACAGCATTTTTGCATCAACTTTGTATGCAAAGGCAAGCGAATTGATTTTAAGCAATCACAAAAGCTCTAGGGTCTGACAATGTTAAAGACAGACAAAACCGATGCAAGACATAAATTAACTAACTGACACATGGACTCCCTTTGGTTAAGAATCTATAACAGGCCACTTCATTGAGTCAAAATTAACTGGCGAGCAAAGCAATGTGATGCGATGAGGCAGCCAGACATGCAGAAGGCAGGCTATTAAATGGTTAAACATTGACCTCAAGCAGCCATGTTTAAATAAACAGAGTTCAATAGTTCATTATTTAAAATCACACAATAAAAGAGCTCAGCAGAGTTGCCTACAAGTACCTTCTCTAGGATGCAAACACGACTTTTCCACTgacctttctttccaaattatAAAACGGCATCTTATCTATCTGTTGTGAGTTTTTACTAGCAAAGCTTGTTTACACTAGTTCAATGTCAAACAAAACACACTAATTGTTTGTTTCAGCAATGCTATGAAAATCAACTAATCAATTTGTATAACATATAACTAAACTGCAATTGCTGTGAGAGCAATCTAAACCAGATTACTAAGAATTTGAGATTCCCCATGTTTCTGATTGTGGTTCAACTAATTCATACTTCTTTGTTTATGTTCTTAAATCCTCGCAGAGCCCCACCAGCCATTAAGTAAAACCAGAGGGACCATGGGGACTGTGGTTCAGTTATTTAGAAGAGATATAAAGCAGTGGAAACACAAAAGCTTAGTCTAGCATGAACCAGAAGAGGAACTGCCAATAAACTGTAAATGAAACACAACGGACATCCAACAAATAGAAAGTTTATCATTTTTGAATGTATAACTCTACAAGAAATAGTGGGCATCCCAAAAGTCCATCCCGCTCCTTGGAACATTTTCTATATACAAGAGGAGAACAAAGGAAAAGTCTATTGTTTATACTGATCATGACAACCCTCTTTCATTTCAATTAGTTCTTAACGATCATTATGCTGAAATAAACTGTGATCATAAACTGATAACTTTACTTAGGCGAGCTCAATTGAGCAGAAACCAGAAATCCTGATTTTCATTACCCTTTGGAAAAGCTCCAACATAGGGGAAAGTAATCATATAATCAAATAAGGTACAATGAATAACTTTAGagcattattaaaatttaaaactagcCATTAATCAGAGGATCTCTAGAAATAGCATGTAAAGAACTACCAAGTATTGCTTGAATAAGAAACACAATGATGCTCTTTTAAAGTTGATTGTGATTAACAATACATAGATAAACATGTCTGTCTGTTTCTGTAATCAAATCCTAAACTAATGACATGAGAATCAAAGAAGCAGAAATCCCAGGGAAGGAGAAGCTGAAGAAATGAAGAGCGCTCACTCACCAGCATGCGAGTTGTTGCGCTTTGCACGTTTGAGTTTTTGCAATTGCACTTGTGATTCCATAATGACCTTCATTCTCTGAAGTTCCAAATCCATGGCGAATTGCATTCTCTGCTTCTCTAGATCCACCATTTGCCTAAGCTTTGCCTCCTCCACTCTCTTGTATATATCGCTGAATTTCCCAATCGCTTCCGCTAAACTCCTAAACCCTTCTAACTGCGCCCCTACGTCCTTCCTCTTGTTCCCGCCAGAAatcgccggcgccggcggcggactcgacgtctcggactcctcatTCTCGTCTGAATCTTCCGTGGCGgcggccgccgccgccgcagccaTGGCGGAGAAATTTCTCCGCGATACGGTGTCGTCGATAGCCACCGGGCGCTTCGACCGAGGACCGACGGGGACGGCCGACGGCGGTGGAGGAAGCGCCGGAGGAGTTTTCCGCCGAGGAGTGATAGTCGCCGGGGAAGAGGAGGGTTTGAAGTTGTCGCCGATGAGGGCGTCGAGGCTGTTGAAGAAAGGCCAGGAGGAGACGTAATTTCCGGGCGATTGCGAAACCCTAGCCTTCTCGGTCTTGTACTTCTTCTTCAATGTGTCGATTCGGTTCTTACACTGTATGTCGGTGCGGTACTGTTTCTTAGTGTGGCCGTGGAGGGCGTTGACGGCGTCGGCGACCTCCATCCAGTGCTGCCGCCGGAGATTCCCCCGGTTCAGTTCCACGTAGTGCGACCCCCACGACTCAATCAGCGTGTGAGTCGCCGCCTCCGACCAGCAGTCCTCCCGTGCCGGGAAAACCGGCGTCCGCGCCGCCGGAGGTGGCGCATTAGACGAAACCGGAACCACCGCCAGTTCGTTCGTAGCCGGCGAAAGCGGCGCAGGAGACGGCGAGCGAGAGTTGTTAGAGGTCGGAGTGGCTTCTAGTTCGTCGTCGGACATCGCTTTTGATATCGGCGATTCGTCGTCGTCGACGGCGGCGCCGGCGGTCGTTGAGGAATTTGGGTTCGAAAAAGAATTTGGAGGCGAAAAGGTATTAGTAGTTGTAATGGGCTGACACGACATCGCGCCGACGAGAACGAGTTTTTGGGCTCGGGTGTGAGTTTTTAGCGTCAGGGAAGGGGTGGGGTACGGGTAACCGGGTAATGTATGGGACCGGCTTCTGGCTAGGCTCCTACTTCTCTATATATTACTCGATCACGATGAAAACAGCCTGTGGCTCCGGCTCGGCTTGGCGTGATTGGGTTTAGCCGGTCACGGAGTTCTTGGAGGGAAGAGTCTTGACaatatatttcataaaataaaattattctctttttgtacttcatcaaacaattatttcttttatttttattttcttaccgtttattttattatatttaattttttttgggtaacatTTGAGATttagaaaaaaacaaatttaatgtATGGAACAcccacaatatataattttatacatTGTTATTAAGTTATACgataatatatcattaaaatgtCAAATCAAAAGTTCTAATAATATTAGTACATTATTTAACAAAGGGAAACAttagttcaattaatttttaaaaatattttactcaatgatgttattattatatatatgatacaggtcataattaatttatatttatcaacTACATTAATTAATGGACCTATAAAATCTCATTAAATAATACtatctaaataaatacatacaatGGTAAGTAATAACTTtctatttataaattacaaataactAATTACGATACTTCAAATTTTGTAAGGGATAAAATATCTCACTTAAGTATGGAAATGTCTAAAATTACTTTTAGAGTACATTACGGAAATTGTTCTTTAACTATatcaaaaatatcaatttagtcgtTTTCTTTTTTGCCTAATTAAATCCTCAactttaaaatcttaattaatttggtcatccgtttgtttagttgttagatttttgtttacttgaaatcaaattggtaattttg
It includes:
- the LOC116011284 gene encoding trihelix transcription factor ASIL1-like; the protein is MSCQPITTTNTFSPPNSFSNPNSSTTAGAAVDDDESPISKAMSDDELEATPTSNNSRSPSPAPLSPATNELAVVPVSSNAPPPAARTPVFPAREDCWSEAATHTLIESWGSHYVELNRGNLRRQHWMEVADAVNALHGHTKKQYRTDIQCKNRIDTLKKKYKTEKARVSQSPGNYVSSWPFFNSLDALIGDNFKPSSSPATITPRRKTPPALPPPPSAVPVGPRSKRPVAIDDTVSRRNFSAMAAAAAAAATEDSDENEESETSSPPPAPAISGGNKRKDVGAQLEGFRSLAEAIGKFSDIYKRVEEAKLRQMVDLEKQRMQFAMDLELQRMKVIMESQVQLQKLKRAKRNNSHADNYL